The Buteo buteo chromosome 25, bButBut1.hap1.1, whole genome shotgun sequence genome has a window encoding:
- the BMX gene encoding cytoplasmic tyrosine-protein kinase BMX yields the protein MEKKTILEELLLKKSQQKKKISPINYKKRLFVLTKASLSYYEYDKGKKGSKRGSIEIEKIRCVETVNLEESTPPARQYPFQIVYKGGLLYVYATNEESRERWLAALHKEIKDNSDLLNKYHKGFFINGKFLCCNQTCKAAPGCTIWEKFVTLCCTTESVKPLPPFPQTLQKRRSLPQVLSSDKSVLNMAVAQCNYEPKGNSAIQLVRNNKYYVLQEEDSDWWKVRDLEGNEGFIPSAYLRKLSLDDDEPSKNSSVSEQTLAEEQSIAKHDWYAGNISRAQSEQLLRQKGKEGAFVVRKSSQAGMYTVSVFSKVPESKKGTVKHYHVHKTPENKYYLSEKYCFESIPKLIHYHQHNSAGMVTRLRHAVSTQVNKVPSTASLGNGIWELKREEIVLLRELGSGQFGVVHLGKWKGQYDVAIKMIKEGAMSEDEFIEEAQTMMKLNHPKLVRLYGVCSKSYPIYLVTEYMPNGCLLSYLRSHGKELQPLQLLEICYDVCDAMAFLESCQFIHRDLAARNCLIDSNLTVKISDFGMTRYVLDDLYTSSLGSKFPLKWSAPEVFHYTKFSSKSDVWAFGILMWEVFTLGKQPYELYDNVQVIEKVSQGYRLYRPQLASDIIYQIMYNCWHELPEKRPAFYQLLSFFEALREDNRA from the exons atggagaagaaaacaattctaGAAGAACTCCTTTTAAAGAAgtcacaacagaagaaaaaaatatcaccaaTTAACTACAAGAAAAGGTTGTTTGTTCTGACGAAAGCAAGCCTTTCTTATTATGAATATGACAAAGGG aaaaaaggaagcaaaagggGATCAATTGAGATTGAGAAAATCCGATGTGTTGAGACAGTGAATCTTGAGGAATCAACACCTCCTGCAAGACAATATCCTTTTCAG ATTGTGTACAAGGGTGGACTTCTTTATGTCTATGCCACTAATGAAGAGAGCCGGGAGCGGTGGCTTGCAGCTTTGCATAAAG AAATTAAAGACAATTCTGATTTACTAAACAAGTACCATAAAGGATTCTTCATCAACGGGAAGTTTCTCTGTTGCAACCAGACCTGTAAAGCAGCCCCTGGATGCACAATTTGGGAAAAAT TTGTGACTCTGTGTTGTACAACTGAGTCTGTGAAACCACTGCCTCCATTCCCTCAAACACTG CAGAAGCGTAGAAGTCTGCCTCAGGTGCTATCATCAGACAAGTCAGTCCTGAACATGGCTGTGGCCCAATGCAACTATGAACCCAAAGGAAATTCAGCTATCCAACTTGTCAGAAACAATAAATACTATGTATTGCAAGAGGAAGATTCCGACTGGTGGAAAGTAAGGGATTTGGAAGG GAATGAAGGTTTCATACCAAGCGCTTACTTGAGAAAGTTATCTCTGGATGATGATGAGCCAAG CAAAAACTCCAGTGTCAGTGAACAGACACTGGCAGAAGAGCAGAGTATTGCTAAGCATGA ttggTATGCTGGTAATATCTCCCGTGCCCAGTCTGAGCAGCTGCTCCGTCAGAAG gggAAGGAAGGTGCTTTTGTGGTTCGGAAATCTAGCCAAGCAGGAATGTATACTGTGTCTGTATTCAGCAAGGTTCCTGA aagtaaaaaaggAACAGTCAAACATTACCATGTACACAAAACCCCTGAGAACAAGTATTACCTctctgaaaaatattgttttgaatCAATTCCCAAGCTTATACACTACCATCAGCACAACTCAGCCG GTATGGTGACAAGGCTCCGGCATGCAGTGTCTACACAAGTAAATAAAGTTCCATCCACAGCTTCATTAGGAAATG GAATCTGGGAGCTGAAACGAGAAGAAATTGTCCTGTTGAGAGAGCTAGGGAGTGGTCAGTTTGGAGTGGTGCATCTGGGAAAGTGGAAGGGACAATATGATGTGGCCATAAAGATGATTAAAGAGGGAGCGATGTCAGAAGATGAATTCATAGAAGAAGCTCAGACCATGAT gAAACTTAATCATCCCAAACTTGTTAGACTGTATGGTGTATGCTCAAAATCATATCCCATCTATCTAGTGACGGAATACATGCCTAATGGCTGTTTGCTTAGCTACTTAAGGAGTCATGGGAAGGAACTACAACCCCTTCAGCTTCTGGAAATATGTTACGATGTCTGTGATGCTATGGCATTTCTGGAGAGCTGTCAGTTCATACACAGAGATTTG GCTGCTAGGAACTGTTTGATTGACAGCAATCTTACTGTGAAAATATCTGATTTTGGGATGACTAG GTATGTTCTGGATGACCTTTATACAAGTTCACTAGGAAGCAAGTTTCCATTGAAGTGGTCAGCACCAGAAGTTTTTCATTACACCAAATTTAGCAGCAAGTCAGATGTATGGGCCTTTG GTATTTTAATGTGGGAGGTGTTCACTTTGGGAAAGCAGCCCTATGAGCTTTATGATAACGTCCAGGTGATTGAGAAAGTTTCTCAAGGATACAGACTTTATAGACCACAACTGGCTTCAGACATCATCTACCAGATAATGTACAACTGCTGGCATGAG CTACCAGAAAAGCGCCCTGCCTTTTATCAGCTCTTATCATTTTTCGAGGCACTGAGAGAAGACAACAGAGCTTGA